A window of the Canis lupus baileyi chromosome 8, mCanLup2.hap1, whole genome shotgun sequence genome harbors these coding sequences:
- the CLDN4 gene encoding claudin-4: MASMGLQVMGIALAVLGWLGAILSCALPMWRVTAFIGSNIVTSQTIWEGLWMNCVVQSTGQMQCKVYDSLLALPQDLQAARALMVVSIILAALGVLLSVVGGKCTNCVEDESAKAKTMIVAGVVFLLAGLLVMVPASWTANNIIRDFYNPLVVSGQKREMGASLYVGWAASGLLLLGGALLCCNCPPRADKPYSAKYSAAARSAPASNYV, translated from the coding sequence ATGGCCTCCATGGGGCTGCAGGTGATGGGCATCGCGCTGGCCGTGCTGGGCTGGCTGGGCGCCATCCTGAGCTGCGCGCTGCCCATGTGGCGCGTGACGGCCTTCATCGGCAGCAACATCGTCACGTCGCAGACCATCTGGGAGGGCCTGTGGATGAACTGCGTGGTGCAGAGCACCGGCCAGATGCAGTGCAAGGTGTACGACTCGCTGCTGGCGCTGCCGCAGGACCTGCAGGCGGCGCGCGCCCTCATGGTCGTCAGCATCATCCTGGCCGCGCTGGGCGTGCTGCTGTCCGTGGTGGGTGGCAAGTGCACCAACTGCGTGGAGGATGAGAGCGCCAAGGCCAAGACCATGATCGTGGCAGGCGTGGTGTTCCTGCTGGCCGGCCTGCTGGTCATGGTGCCGGCGTCCTGGACGGCCAACAATATCATCCGGGACTTCTACAACCCGCTGGTGGTCTCCGGCCAGAAGCGGGAGATGGGCGCCTCTCTCTACGTGGGCTGGGCCGCCTCGGGCTTGCTGCTGCTCGGCGGGGCCCTCCTCTGCTGCAACTGCCCTCCCCGCGCGGACAAGCCCTACTCGGCCAAGTACTCGGCCGCAGCCCGCTCCGCCCCAGCCAGCAACTACGTGTAG
- the METTL27 gene encoding LOW QUALITY PROTEIN: methyltransferase-like protein 27 (The sequence of the model RefSeq protein was modified relative to this genomic sequence to represent the inferred CDS: inserted 2 bases in 1 codon), whose amino-acid sequence MAQAEAGNLAEARARVGALHGITDLDHKLHFYERWAPDYDQDVATLQYRAPCLAVDCLTQALPVPPHAALILDVACGTGLVAAELQARGFLQLHGVDGSPKMLEQAQARGLYQHLSLCTLGQEPLPSSEGTFDAVLIVGALSDGQVPCSAIPELLRVTKPGGLVCLTTRTNPSNLRYKEALETVLDRLEQAGAWKRLVAWPXWTGGNWPPPSLRWALELLTGMASSLASSTCTESRTWPRRREWAPVLSPQLTSDPLPDLSQARPRASCASSVKWGPCVHLPLREFYSIK is encoded by the exons ATGGCTCAGGCGGAGGCCGGGAACCTGGCCGAGGCGCGGGCTCGGGTGGGGGCCTTACACGGCATCACCGACCTGGACCACAAACTGCACTTCTATGAGCGCTGGGCTCCGGACTATGACCAG GACGTGGCCACCCTGCAGTACCGTGCCCCATGCCTCGCAGTGGACTGCCTCACTCAAGCCCTTCCAGTCCCACCTCATGCTGCCCTGATCCTGGATGTGGCCTGTGGCACCGGCCTGGTGGCTGCTGAG CTGCAGGCTCGGGGCTTCCTCCAGCTGCATGGAGTGGACGGGAGCCCAAAGATGCTGGAACAGGCCCAAGCCCGGGGCCTCTACCAGCACCTCAGCCTCTGCACCTTGGGCCAGGAGCCTCTGCCCAGTTCTGAAG GGACCTTCGATGCGGTGCTGATAGTGGGGGCCCTCAGTGATGGCCAGGTGCCCTGCAGTGCCATACCTGAGCTTCTGCGAGTAACCAAGCCAG GGGGGCTGGTGTGTCTGACCACCAGGACCAACCCATCCAACCTGCGCTACAAGGAGGCACTAGAGACCGTGCTGGACAGGCTGGAGCAGGCCGGGGCATGGAAACGCCTTGTGGCCTGGCC GTGGACCGGTGGGAACTGGCCACCTCCGAGCTTGAGATGGGCCCTGGAACTTCTGACAGGGATGGCTTCATCTCTGGCATCATCTACCTGTACCGAAAGCAGGACATGGcccaggaggagggagtgggCCCCAGTCCTCAGCCCCCAGCTGACCTCTGACCCTCTACCTGACCTCAGCCAGGCCCGTCCTCGGGCCTCCTgtgcttcatctgtaaaatggggcccCTGTGTCCACTTGCCCCTCCGGGAGTTCTACTCTATTAAATGA